In Candidatus Hydrogenedentota bacterium, the DNA window TCCACAACGTAGCCACCTTTGGCGCGGGCGAGGCCAACGAGACCCGGCTGTTCGCCGGCAGCGAATTCGATCAGGACGCCTTCGTAGCCCGGTTCACCAATGATGGCGCTCTCCTCTGGGCCCGGCGCGAGGGCGGTCTTGGCGAAAACGATGCCGGTACCGCCATCAGCGACTTTCCCGACGGGAGTTTCGTGGTCGCAGGCACCTTTGAGGACCGGGCCGTCTTCGACACCGGCACCCTGCCGCCGACGGTCCTCAATGCGGGCGGTCCGTACGACTCGAACATCTTCCTCGCGCGCTACGAACGCGACGGCGACCTCGTTTGGGTGAGCGGCGCCGGCGGGCCCGCGCCCGACGTCGCGCCCGGTCTCACTACCGCGCCCGGAGGCGGCATCTTCATGACCGGCACGTTCGAGGATTACGCGGAGTTCGGCGTCCCGGCCGTCCAGGCCCCGCTCCGGGTGAACGCGTATTCAAGCATCGACCGCGACGTTTTCATCGCGCGGTACCACGGCGACGGCACGGTCGACTGGGTCCGTAAAGCGACAGGCATCGACATCGACGACGGCCTCGCCGTAGCGGCGTTCCTCGACGGGTCCGTGGTCGTGACCGGCAGTTTCACCGACACCATCCTCTTCGCGCCCGACACAGCGGACGAGATACGGCTGACCGCCGAGACCATCCTCGATCGCGATGCGTTTGTCGCCAGATACGACCGCGACGGCAACCTCGAGTGGGTCCGTCACGCTCAAGGCATCGACGACGATGAGGCGAACGCCGTGGCGGTCATCATGGGCGGCGACTGCATCGTCGCGGGCACGTTCACAACCACCATCACCCTTGGCGCGGGCGAAGCGAACGAGACCACCTTGACGGCGGACTCCGAGTTCGATCGCAACATCTTCGTAGCGCGGTACAGCGGCGACGGCCATCTCAGGGCCGCCGCGCGGGTGCCGGCCATCAGTACCGCGCTCGATGCCGGTGTCGTGCCCGGGGGCGACGTACTCGTCGCCGGGTGGCTTGCCGGCCGCGCAACACTGCGAGACACCGCCGGCGTTACTATCCCCATCGCCTCGGCAGGGGCAAAAGACGCGTTCCTCGCCCGAATGGACTTCTGACGGGTGGCGCCAGCGACTTTGACGCCGAGCAGAACCGGGCAATCGGGTCACGCGAGCCGCGTGACACCACAGCTGTTCTTGCCAGCGCTCACCCGGCGGTTCGGGAAGTTCATTTCCCCTCGAAGATGCCCTCATCCTTTTGTTATCGTGGCGCGCACGCAGAACAAGCACGCATCGAGAGCGGAAGGAGAGTCAATTCCATGGGACAGCTCAGCGGCCTTGACTGGGGCGTCATCGTCCTGTATTTCGGCCTGGTGTTTGGCGTCGCAGTATGGGCGGCGCTTACCAACCGCAAACAGGGCGACAACTCGGCGGGCTATTTCCTGGCGAGCCGTAACGTGGGCTGGTTCGTTATCGGCGCGTCGATGTTTGCCTCCAACATCGGCTCGGAACACCTCGTAGGCCTCGCGGGCGCGGGCGCCTCGACGGGCGTCGTACTCGGCCAGTTCGAGGTCCAAGCCTCGCTGGCAATCCTCGTGCTGGGCTGGCTTTTCGTGCCCTTCTACGTGAAAAGCGGCGTGTTCACCATGCCCGAGTTTCTCGAGCGCCGCTATTCGCCCACCGCGCGGTGGTACCTTGCCGTGGTCTCGATTATCAGCTATGTGCTGACCAAGATCTCCGTCACCATCTACGCGGGAGGCGTGGTGTTCACGGCCCTCATGGGCATCGAGTTCTGGACCGGCGCCATCATCGTAGTGCTCGCCACCGGCGTCTACACCGTTTTCGGCGGCCTTCGCGCGGTGCTCTACACCGACATGTTCCAGGCCCTCGTGCTGATCGGCGGTTCGGTTGCCGTCACCGCCATAGGCCTCAACGAAGCCGGGGGATGGACCACGCTGTGCCGGGAAGCCGGCCCAAACATGATGAGCATGTGGAAACCCTTCAATGATCCCGATTTCCCATGGACGGCAATCCTCCTGGGCGCGCCGATCCTCGGACTCTGGTACTGGTGCACCGACCAATTCATCGTGCAGCGCGTGCTGTCGGCAAAGAGCCAGGAAGAGGCGCGGCGCGGCAGCATCTTCGCCGGATTTCTCAAACAATTGCCCTTGTTCATTTTCGTGGTTCCCGGCCTCATCGCGTTTGTACTGGCCCAACGTGGCGCGATTGTATTGGAACGCGCCGACGAAGCGCTGCCGGTGCTCATCGCGCGGCTGTTGCCCACAGGCGTCCGCGGACTGGTCGTCGCGGGGCTGTTGGCCGCGCTCATGAGCTCGCTGTCGTCGGTGTTTAACTCGTGCTCAACCCTGATCACGTGGGACGTCTACCGCAAGCTGCGCCCCGGCGCTTCTGAACACCATCTGGTCGTGGTAGGACAGGTCTCGACTGTTATCCTGGTCGTCCTGGGTCTGGCGTGGATCCCGTTCATGCGCTATATCTCGGGCGAACTCTACACCTACCTCCAGAGCGTGCAGTCTTACATCGCGCCGCCGATCACCGCGGTGTTCCTGCTCGGGGTGTTCTGGAAACGGGTGAACGCCCATGGCGCGCTCGCGGCGCTGTTTACCGGTTTCATTCTCGGGATGGGCCGTCTCGTCGCGGAACTGCTGCGCGACAACCTCAACGGATGGCTCTACACCTTCGCGACCATCCACTTCCTGCACTTCGCGCTGTTTCTGTTCCTGCTCTGCTGCGGAATCCTGGTCATCGTGAGCCTGTTGACCCGTCCCGCGCCGGACAGCCAGCTCGACGGGCTCACCTTCGCCACGGCCAGAGGCGCCGGACACAAGGAGGCGAAAGGGACGCGCATCAGCCTGGCGTTCACGCTCGTCCTGCTGGGAATCGTCTGTCTCGTCTGGCTCTATTTCTCGCCCATGAACCCGTTCTAGCCCTTGCCCCGCCGTGGGCGGACGCATCCGCCGGCGTGCGTGCCCGCCGGTCCGCGCTCGGATTCGGGCGGGAGCGTCGCATTCGCCGGCAATTTCAGCGTGCTGAACCACCCCCGGAGGCCCTCTTGATGACCCGGTAAACACCCAGTAGAATAGCTCTGCGGTATTCGCATGGCGTTTGGCGCACGGAGTGTGAGCAACCAAAGAAAGATAGTCTTGAATACTGATTCAAAATCAACACAGCTTCGTAATGCGTATGCGGACGGGCGGTTCGGCCTGTCGTACGAGTTCTTCCCGCCAAAAACCGCCGAAGGCGAGGCGGATCTGTTCGAGAACTTCGCCGAGCTGGTCAAATACAACGCATCATTTGCCACGTGCACGTACGGCGCGGGTGGCAGTACGCGCGGCAAAACGATTCAAATCGCGAGCCGTCTCAAGCGCGACCACGGCATTCCGGTGGGCGCTCATCTGACCTGCGTGGGAGCTACACGGGACGACTTGCGCACGTTTCTCGACCAAGCCGAGAACTGCGACATCGACTACATAGTGGCACTGCGCGGCGATCCGCCGGCGGGCGTCAAGAAGTTCGTCCCCGTGCCGGGCGGGTTGCGCTATGCCAATGAGTTGGTGACGTTTATACGAGAGAACTATCCCCGGTTCGGTGTGGCTGTGGCGGGATACCCCGAGACCCATCCGGAAGCGCCCAACCGCGCCACGGACCTCGAGAACCTCAAGCGCAAGGTGGATGCTGGCGCGGACGTGGTCATCAGCCAGCTCTTTTACGACAACGACGACTTCTACCGGTTCCGGGACCGGTGTGAGGCCATCGGCATCAGCGTGCCTATTGTTCCGGGAATTCTGCCCGTAACCGCATTGCCGCAGCTCAGACGCGTCGTGGCCATGTGCGGCGCCAACGTGCCAAAAGCCCTCATGGAACGTCTCGAAACCCACCCCGACAATTCCCAGGGCCAGTTTGATGTCGGCGTTTACCATGCCATCCGGCAGGTCGAGGACCTTGTGAGCCGGGGCAGCTGCCGGGGGGTCCACTTCTATTGCCTCAACAAGTCCCGGTCGGTCGCGACCATCTTGCGCACACTCACCCTGCCCAACATAGAAGCATTTCGCGGGAGATAACGTTTCTCACTGCCGGATGAGGTGGGAAAGCAAAGGAGAATTACCGATGGATGAACCTAGAATCGCCGACAAGAAGCCCGCGGTACTCGAACTCGAGCCCGGAACCTACTGGTGGTGCCGGTGCGGGCACTCGGCGTCCCAGCCCTGGTGTGACGGTTCCCACAAGAGCACGCCGTTCACCCCCCTCGAAGTGAAGCTCGATGTCAAGAAGCGCTATGCCCTGTGCCAGTGTAAACACACCGCAGCCGCCCCCATGTGCGACGGTACGCACAAACGGCTATAGACCCTTTTCGACCGGAAATCCCCCCGTAGAGGTACCCGGGGCATGCCAGCCCGGATTCTGCGTGCCTACCGGATGTCCGCCTCAAACCATTTGAGGACGGCCATGATCCCGCGCGCCTTTTTCAACATGGTGGCCTTGAGGCCCAGTTCGCGCAGTTTTTCTTTCGCTTCATGGCGCGACCTGGCAACCACAACCCCCCCAACGAAGGATTTTTCCTCATCCCCCTCCGCCCGAATGGCGTGATAGTCGAACGCAGGCATGAGCTTCCTCCCTTCTCGTCTCCCACTGCCCGATTCTATCATGTTTCCCCCTCGATGTGAATTCGGGAGTGCAGGGAAATGTGGGTCTTCATCGCTCAAACGCCTGCGAGAGGGCATCCAGCAACGCGCCCGCCGCGCCGGCGTCGAGCATGTCGCTCCGTGTGACGGACCGCTTGCGCT includes these proteins:
- a CDS encoding sodium:solute symporter; the encoded protein is MGQLSGLDWGVIVLYFGLVFGVAVWAALTNRKQGDNSAGYFLASRNVGWFVIGASMFASNIGSEHLVGLAGAGASTGVVLGQFEVQASLAILVLGWLFVPFYVKSGVFTMPEFLERRYSPTARWYLAVVSIISYVLTKISVTIYAGGVVFTALMGIEFWTGAIIVVLATGVYTVFGGLRAVLYTDMFQALVLIGGSVAVTAIGLNEAGGWTTLCREAGPNMMSMWKPFNDPDFPWTAILLGAPILGLWYWCTDQFIVQRVLSAKSQEEARRGSIFAGFLKQLPLFIFVVPGLIAFVLAQRGAIVLERADEALPVLIARLLPTGVRGLVVAGLLAALMSSLSSVFNSCSTLITWDVYRKLRPGASEHHLVVVGQVSTVILVVLGLAWIPFMRYISGELYTYLQSVQSYIAPPITAVFLLGVFWKRVNAHGALAALFTGFILGMGRLVAELLRDNLNGWLYTFATIHFLHFALFLFLLCCGILVIVSLLTRPAPDSQLDGLTFATARGAGHKEAKGTRISLAFTLVLLGIVCLVWLYFSPMNPF
- the metF gene encoding methylenetetrahydrofolate reductase [NAD(P)H]; translation: MNTDSKSTQLRNAYADGRFGLSYEFFPPKTAEGEADLFENFAELVKYNASFATCTYGAGGSTRGKTIQIASRLKRDHGIPVGAHLTCVGATRDDLRTFLDQAENCDIDYIVALRGDPPAGVKKFVPVPGGLRYANELVTFIRENYPRFGVAVAGYPETHPEAPNRATDLENLKRKVDAGADVVISQLFYDNDDFYRFRDRCEAIGISVPIVPGILPVTALPQLRRVVAMCGANVPKALMERLETHPDNSQGQFDVGVYHAIRQVEDLVSRGSCRGVHFYCLNKSRSVATILRTLTLPNIEAFRGR
- a CDS encoding CDGSH iron-sulfur domain-containing protein codes for the protein MDEPRIADKKPAVLELEPGTYWWCRCGHSASQPWCDGSHKSTPFTPLEVKLDVKKRYALCQCKHTAAAPMCDGTHKRL